Proteins from one Ciona intestinalis unplaced genomic scaffold, KH HT000308.1, whole genome shotgun sequence genomic window:
- the LOC113475383 gene encoding uncharacterized protein LOC113475383 isoform X1, with protein MTDCELYWGNYKQNCILMDEHLQEKKSQAEHIVSTRMEQRIAKGAAFSAQRCITDDNHQSTGQRIGDQLKQWIVYNSWSYCQLCMSVAPVSIRPTFRTLTPPLTKQCICTKQRYHIPALQHWPKFLQNLTEEDQQVLSIYTLHIGSTSRKQHGYRFKDGGVAATLSKKFVHQKIDIIEDGSRKHKLRNAYHWLCQATNSKYNDFIQKHRQGDLPQRVPFYQMFKIPCMETAIWPVMYPFNYLCESEACGGQTHLSTKKGFSLKVLSNITDYSTSFAMLRFQYDRWLYKTISGAIESGKKMQCSPAQSLEGKSFSPTFWKWQHYYLIDAVNQFGPPDIFITISPYEWTFPQPFWLKQRMAETGCRATTIASAETLCIAHTLQEVLRGYISGKSKSKWTKHLLSNHCNSRLKNLKTYFYRFEFQQRGTLHVHYIAWLDKTSAIDTDRLFGHIPTSSKVCAETVYLTQTSKTGPKGVQVNEGPTYIDPVNHKIILHRPATDHALNLRQYFDTLAYSLQCSMDVQLTDQHGMLMRYVSSYVSKMKDNTMAIRDLYSDVSGCDVAYRYLCELAPCEPEMIMALSNVRMAHTSSKTKRFVVPYFDKVYTNKTVTKYLERPHSDATMSLFKYMHTYSWVGDQQVKRYNENIVVLVGFKSAAITSDQFFFQDALLHRPFTNVKQLLHVQFENVPDDLKMFSFAVHNRWNFWKCNKKIREFSRGRGDLSFYTESFLSYVDSLRHTWKCWLQNSISPVHLNVPKPITNSSIIFNVQQQNFFTTVLNTVDKRSKNVSFTALKFFLLTGEHGTGKSEVLRRIIEVCCTNKHRVLLATPTGFLCSTYKAFLPDSVTCDTVHSAFKIGIAREQESFTNWSLRMFDIILLDEISMVAKKHSHHIISSIRSMPRPPITVLCGDPLQLQPFGPNKQDCKSLFDDKLLMSLCRKFTLFTQFRSKEQCLHNFLALIRYWKPTKHQLNSFIAGLTESDSNQPTEDDVISVYKRNPNTKFLTFTNKGSAFINDTICCHLFCTTPPLGFFIMENNKSEPRPLYEGMFMRITENRDKSRRYVNGQCGIVRKVFQKIVYLEIENSCFVRIYPISNEKGGRMYYPFTPAYASTIHKSQGQTLQKVCVWFDAPSLPEGCAYVALSRVKQRNSLVFLVPPTPAHFKPKNYIFH; from the coding sequence ATGACAGACTGTGAATTGTACTGGGGTAACTACAAACAAAACTGTATATTAATGGATGAACActtgcaagaaaaaaaaagtcaaGCTGAACATATTGTGAGTACAAGAATGGAACAAAGAATTGCGAAAGGTGCAGCATTTTCTGCTCAGAGATGTATTACTGATGATAACCACCAATCGACAGGTCAACGCATAGGTGACCAATTGAAACAATGGATTGTCTACAATTCCTGGTCTTACTGTCAATTATGCATGTCAGTGGCTCCAGTGAGCATTCGTCCAACTTTCAGGACATTAACACCTCCGTTAACCAAGCAATGCATATGTACGAAACAAAGGTACCACATTCCAGCACTACAACATTGGCCAAAATTTCTGCAAAACTTAACTGAAGAAGATCAACAAGTCCTTTCCATATATACCTTGCATATTGGCAGCACTTCCAGAAAGCAACATGGTTATCGTTTTAAAGATGGCGGTGTTGCAGCAACTCTGTCGAAAAAATTTGTACATCAAAAAATAGATATCATTGAGGACGGTTCAAGGAAACATAAACTGCGTAATGCTTACCACTGGTTATGCCAAGCAACAAACAGCAAGTACAACGACTTTATACAGAAACACCGACAAGGAGATTTACCACAACGGGTTCCTTTCtaccaaatgtttaaaattccATGTATGGAGACTGCAATTTGGCCGGTGATGTATCCTTTTAATTACTTGTGCGAATCTGAAGCTTGTGGTGGTCAGACACATTTAAGCACAAAGAAAGGTTTCAGTCTAAAAGTTTTGAGTAACATTACAGATTACAGTACATCTTTTGCAATGTTACGTTTTCAGTACGACCGTTGGTTGTACAAAACTATTTCTGGAGCTATAGAATcgggtaaaaaaatgcaatgcAGTCCTGCCCAATCTTTAGAAGGAAAATCGTTTTCCCCTACGTTCTGGAAGTGGcaacattattatttaatcgATGCTGTAAATCAATTCGGACCCCCCGACATTTTTATAACCATAAGTCCATATGAATGGACGTTTCCTCAACCTTTTTGGCTCAAACAAAGAATGGCAGAAACCGGTTGCCGTGCAACTACAATTGCTTCAGCTGAAACACTTTGCATTGCTCATACGTTGCAGGAGGTACTACGAGGTTACATTTCTGGAAAAAGCAAGAGCAAGTGGACCAAGCACTTGCTTTCAAACCACTGTAACTCACGActtaaaaatcttaaaacttATTTCTACAGATTCGAATTTCAGCAACGTGGAACATTGCATGTGCATTACATTGCTTGGTTAGACAAAACAAGTGCAATAGATACTGATCGTTTATTTGGTCACATACCTACGAGCAGTAAAGTTTGTGCTGAAACTGTGTATCTTACTCAAACTTCAAAAACTGGTCCAAAAGGCGTACAAGTTAATGAAGGTCCCACATATATAGATCCAGtaaatcataaaataattCTGCACCGTCCGGCCACAGACCATGCATTAAATTTAAGGCAATATTTTGACACCCTTGCTTATTCTTTACAATGTTCAATGGATGTGCAATTAACGGATCAACATGGTATGTTAATGCGATACGTGAGCAGTTACGTCAGCAAAATGAAAGATAATACAATGGCCATCCGCGATCTTTACAGTGATGTTAGTGGTTGCGATGTTGCCTACAGATACTTGTGTGAATTGGCACCATGTGAACCGGAAATGATAATGGCTTTGTCCAATGTGCGAATGGCACATACCTCATCCAAAACCAAACGGTTTGTTGTTCCTTACTTTGACAAagtatatacaaacaaaactgttACCAAGTATTTAGAACGTCCACATTCTGATGCAACAATGTCCCTATTCAAATATATGCACACCTACAGTTGGGTCGGTGATCAACAAGTGAAACGTTACAACgaaaatattgttgtattagttggttttaaaagtgCTGCAATAACAAGTGATCAGTTCTTTTTTCAGGATGCTCTACTTCACAGACCGTTCACTAACGTAAAACAGCTGCTACATGTGCAATTCGAAAATGTTCCAgatgatttaaaaatgttttcttttgcAGTGCATAATAGATGGAACTTTTGgaaatgcaacaaaaaaattcgTGAATTTTCAAGGGGTCGCGGGGATCTTTCGTTTTATACAGAATCATTTCTATCATACGTTGACAGTTTACGTCACACATGGAAATGCTGGTTACAAAATTCCATTTCGCCTGTTCACTTAAATGTGCCAAAACCAATTACAAAtagttcaattatttttaatgtacaacaacaaaacttcTTTACCACAGTACTAAACACAGTTGACAAACgttcaaaaaatgtttcatttactGCCCTCAAATTCTTTTTATTAACAGGGGAGCATGGAACGGGTAAGAGTGAAGTGCTTCGCAGAATAATTGAAGTTTGCTGCACAAACAAACATCGTGTTCTTCTTGCCACGCCCACAGGTTTCCTATGCAGCACGTACAAAGCCTTCCTTCCAGATTCCGTTACATGTGACACTGTTCATTCCGCATTTAAAATAGGCATAGCCCGTGAACAAGAAAGCTTTACTAATTGGAGTTTACGAATGTTTGACATAATACTTTTAGATGAAATCAGTATGGTAGCAAAAAAACACTCACACCATATTATTTCCAGTATCCGATCTATGCCGAGACCACCAATTACAGTTCTTTGCGGTGACCCATTGCAATTGCAACCATTCGGACCAAATAAACAAGACTGTAAAAGCTTATTTGACGACAAACTACTCATGTCTCTTTGCCGTAAATTCACACTCTTCACTCAATTTCGGTCCAAAGAGCAATGTCTGCACAATTTCCTAGCACTAATCCGTTACTGGAAACCAACTAAACATCAATTGAACTCTTTCATTGCAGGTCTTACAGAGTCAGATTCAAACCAACCAACAGAGGACGATGTTATATCTGTGTACAAACGCAATCCcaacacaaaatttttaacattcacCAACAAGGGAAGTGCTTTCATCAATGACACCATATGTTGCCATCTCTTTTGTACAACACCACCTTTGGGTTTTTTTATTATGGAAAACAACAAATCAGAGCCAAGACCTCTTTATGAAGGAATGTTCATGAGAATTACAGAGAACAGGGATAAATCGCGACGATATGTAAATGGTCAATGTGGCATTGTTCGCaaagttttccaaaaaattgTCTACCTGGAGATAGAAAACTCTTGCTTCGTCCGAATCTATCCCATTTCCAATGAAAAAGGCGGGCGAATGTATTACCCATTTACACCAGCATATGCTTCCACCATCCACAAGTCGCAAGGACAAACACTGCAGAAGGTCTGTGTCTGGTTCGATGCACCATCCCTGCCAGAAGGTTGTGCATATGTTGCACTGTCCAGagttaaacaaagaaacagtTTGGTTTTCCTCGTGCCGCCAACTCCTGCTCATTTCAAGccaaagaattatattttCCATTAA
- the LOC113475383 gene encoding uncharacterized protein LOC113475383 isoform X2 has product MTDCELYWGNYKQNCILMDEHLQEKKSQAEHIVSTRMEQRIAKGAAFSAQRCITDDNHQSTGQRIGDQLKQWIVYNSWSYCQLCMSVAPVSIRPTFRTLTPPLTKQCICTKQRYHIPALQHWPKFLQNLTEEDQQVLSIYTLHIGSTSRKQHGYRFKDGGVAATLSKKFVHQKIDIIEDGSRKHKLRNAYHWLCQATNSKYNDFIQKHRQGDLPQRVPFYQMFKIPCMETAIWPVMYPFNYLCESEACGGQTHLSTKKGFSLKVLSNITDYSTSFAMLRFQYDRWLYKTISGAIESGKKMQCSPAQSLEGKSFSPTFWKWQHYYLIDAVNQFGPPDIFITISPYEWTFPQPFWLKQRMAETGCRATTIASAETLCIAHTLQEVLRGYISGKSKSKWTKHLLSNHCNSRLKNLKTYFYRFEFQQRGTLHVHYIAWLDKTSAIDTDRLFGHIPTSSKVCAETVYLTQTSKTGPKGVQVNEGPTYIDPVNHKIILHRPATDHALNLRQYFDTLAYSLQCSMDVQLTDQHGMLMRYVSSYVSKMKDNTMAIRDLYSDVSGCDVAYRYLCELAPCEPEMIMALSNVRMAHTSSKTKRFVVPYFDKVYTNKTVTKYLERPHSDATMSLFKYMHTYSWVGDQQVKRYNENIVVLVGFKSAAITSDQFFFQDALLHRPFTNVKQLLHVQFENVPDDLKMFSFAVHNRWNFWKCNKKIREFSRGRGDLSFYTESFLSYVDSLRHTWKCWLQNSISPVHLNVPKPITNSSIIFNVQQQNFFTTVLNTVDKRSKNVSFTALKFFLLTGEHGTGKSEVLRRIIEVCCTNKHRVLLATPTGLTESDSNQPTEDDVISVYKRNPNTKFLTFTNKGSAFINDTICCHLFCTTPPLGFFIMENNKSEPRPLYEGMFMRITENRDKSRRYVNGQCGIVRKVFQKIVYLEIENSCFVRIYPISNEKGGRMYYPFTPAYASTIHKSQGQTLQKVCVWFDAPSLPEGCAYVALSRVKQRNSLVFLVPPTPAHFKPKNYIFH; this is encoded by the exons ATGACAGACTGTGAATTGTACTGGGGTAACTACAAACAAAACTGTATATTAATGGATGAACActtgcaagaaaaaaaaagtcaaGCTGAACATATTGTGAGTACAAGAATGGAACAAAGAATTGCGAAAGGTGCAGCATTTTCTGCTCAGAGATGTATTACTGATGATAACCACCAATCGACAGGTCAACGCATAGGTGACCAATTGAAACAATGGATTGTCTACAATTCCTGGTCTTACTGTCAATTATGCATGTCAGTGGCTCCAGTGAGCATTCGTCCAACTTTCAGGACATTAACACCTCCGTTAACCAAGCAATGCATATGTACGAAACAAAGGTACCACATTCCAGCACTACAACATTGGCCAAAATTTCTGCAAAACTTAACTGAAGAAGATCAACAAGTCCTTTCCATATATACCTTGCATATTGGCAGCACTTCCAGAAAGCAACATGGTTATCGTTTTAAAGATGGCGGTGTTGCAGCAACTCTGTCGAAAAAATTTGTACATCAAAAAATAGATATCATTGAGGACGGTTCAAGGAAACATAAACTGCGTAATGCTTACCACTGGTTATGCCAAGCAACAAACAGCAAGTACAACGACTTTATACAGAAACACCGACAAGGAGATTTACCACAACGGGTTCCTTTCtaccaaatgtttaaaattccATGTATGGAGACTGCAATTTGGCCGGTGATGTATCCTTTTAATTACTTGTGCGAATCTGAAGCTTGTGGTGGTCAGACACATTTAAGCACAAAGAAAGGTTTCAGTCTAAAAGTTTTGAGTAACATTACAGATTACAGTACATCTTTTGCAATGTTACGTTTTCAGTACGACCGTTGGTTGTACAAAACTATTTCTGGAGCTATAGAATcgggtaaaaaaatgcaatgcAGTCCTGCCCAATCTTTAGAAGGAAAATCGTTTTCCCCTACGTTCTGGAAGTGGcaacattattatttaatcgATGCTGTAAATCAATTCGGACCCCCCGACATTTTTATAACCATAAGTCCATATGAATGGACGTTTCCTCAACCTTTTTGGCTCAAACAAAGAATGGCAGAAACCGGTTGCCGTGCAACTACAATTGCTTCAGCTGAAACACTTTGCATTGCTCATACGTTGCAGGAGGTACTACGAGGTTACATTTCTGGAAAAAGCAAGAGCAAGTGGACCAAGCACTTGCTTTCAAACCACTGTAACTCACGActtaaaaatcttaaaacttATTTCTACAGATTCGAATTTCAGCAACGTGGAACATTGCATGTGCATTACATTGCTTGGTTAGACAAAACAAGTGCAATAGATACTGATCGTTTATTTGGTCACATACCTACGAGCAGTAAAGTTTGTGCTGAAACTGTGTATCTTACTCAAACTTCAAAAACTGGTCCAAAAGGCGTACAAGTTAATGAAGGTCCCACATATATAGATCCAGtaaatcataaaataattCTGCACCGTCCGGCCACAGACCATGCATTAAATTTAAGGCAATATTTTGACACCCTTGCTTATTCTTTACAATGTTCAATGGATGTGCAATTAACGGATCAACATGGTATGTTAATGCGATACGTGAGCAGTTACGTCAGCAAAATGAAAGATAATACAATGGCCATCCGCGATCTTTACAGTGATGTTAGTGGTTGCGATGTTGCCTACAGATACTTGTGTGAATTGGCACCATGTGAACCGGAAATGATAATGGCTTTGTCCAATGTGCGAATGGCACATACCTCATCCAAAACCAAACGGTTTGTTGTTCCTTACTTTGACAAagtatatacaaacaaaactgttACCAAGTATTTAGAACGTCCACATTCTGATGCAACAATGTCCCTATTCAAATATATGCACACCTACAGTTGGGTCGGTGATCAACAAGTGAAACGTTACAACgaaaatattgttgtattagttggttttaaaagtgCTGCAATAACAAGTGATCAGTTCTTTTTTCAGGATGCTCTACTTCACAGACCGTTCACTAACGTAAAACAGCTGCTACATGTGCAATTCGAAAATGTTCCAgatgatttaaaaatgttttcttttgcAGTGCATAATAGATGGAACTTTTGgaaatgcaacaaaaaaattcgTGAATTTTCAAGGGGTCGCGGGGATCTTTCGTTTTATACAGAATCATTTCTATCATACGTTGACAGTTTACGTCACACATGGAAATGCTGGTTACAAAATTCCATTTCGCCTGTTCACTTAAATGTGCCAAAACCAATTACAAAtagttcaattatttttaatgtacaacaacaaaacttcTTTACCACAGTACTAAACACAGTTGACAAACgttcaaaaaatgtttcatttactGCCCTCAAATTCTTTTTATTAACAGGGGAGCATGGAACGGGTAAGAGTGAAGTGCTTCGCAGAATAATTGAAGTTTGCTGCACAAACAAACATCGTGTTCTTCTTGCCACGCCCACAG GTCTTACAGAGTCAGATTCAAACCAACCAACAGAGGACGATGTTATATCTGTGTACAAACGCAATCCcaacacaaaatttttaacattcacCAACAAGGGAAGTGCTTTCATCAATGACACCATATGTTGCCATCTCTTTTGTACAACACCACCTTTGGGTTTTTTTATTATGGAAAACAACAAATCAGAGCCAAGACCTCTTTATGAAGGAATGTTCATGAGAATTACAGAGAACAGGGATAAATCGCGACGATATGTAAATGGTCAATGTGGCATTGTTCGCaaagttttccaaaaaattgTCTACCTGGAGATAGAAAACTCTTGCTTCGTCCGAATCTATCCCATTTCCAATGAAAAAGGCGGGCGAATGTATTACCCATTTACACCAGCATATGCTTCCACCATCCACAAGTCGCAAGGACAAACACTGCAGAAGGTCTGTGTCTGGTTCGATGCACCATCCCTGCCAGAAGGTTGTGCATATGTTGCACTGTCCAGagttaaacaaagaaacagtTTGGTTTTCCTCGTGCCGCCAACTCCTGCTCATTTCAAGccaaagaattatattttCCATTAA